A genomic window from Exiguobacterium acetylicum DSM 20416 includes:
- a CDS encoding VanZ family protein, with the protein MRRIPISVYIGGAILLSLFVFSSMTYQQQSLIPFLTQHIPLDWVYAFSFVSFHYEVPISVASLGPAAFLEFFIRKGMHAGLFFILGISIVYFLRGRGYAALPAAFFAFTAAMTIGVMDEFHQQLTGGRTPLVGDVLIDGSGALIGIVLYTAIRLYLKADRIVREQEQQHA; encoded by the coding sequence ATGCGCCGAATACCCATTTCCGTTTATATAGGAGGAGCCATCTTACTTTCCTTATTCGTCTTCAGCTCGATGACGTACCAGCAACAATCTTTGATTCCGTTTTTGACACAACATATCCCACTCGACTGGGTTTATGCGTTTTCCTTCGTGTCGTTCCATTATGAAGTTCCAATTAGTGTCGCGTCGCTTGGACCTGCAGCGTTCCTTGAGTTTTTCATTCGAAAGGGGATGCACGCTGGATTGTTCTTCATTCTTGGAATCAGCATCGTATATTTCTTACGTGGACGAGGATACGCAGCATTACCAGCTGCCTTCTTTGCCTTTACGGCAGCGATGACGATTGGTGTCATGGATGAGTTCCATCAGCAATTGACGGGTGGACGAACACCGCTTGTAGGCGATGTATTGATCGATGGCAGTGGTGCATTGATTGGCATCGTATTGTACACAGCGATTCGTCTTTACTTA